TCAGGTTAAGGATCTGGCGCCTGTCAACACAACACCGAGACCGCCGACCAAGGTTGTGGTGCCAAGCCCCACTCCTTGCACCCCTACTCCATATGATTTCAAGGTCACTNNNNNNNNNNNNNNNNNNNNNNNNNNNNNNNNNNNNNNNNNNNNNNNNNNNNNNNNNNNNNNNNNNNNNNNNNNNNNNNNNNNNNNNNNNNNNNNNNNNNNNNNNNNNNNNNNNNNNNNNNNNNNNNNNNNNNNNNNNNNNNNNNNNNNNNNNNNNNNNNNNNNNNNNNNNNNNNNNNNNNNNNNNNNNNNNNNNNNNNNNNNNNNNNNNNNNNNNNNNNNNNNNNNNNNNNNNNNNNNNNNNNNNNNNNNNNNNNNNNNNNNNNNNNNNNNNNNNNNNNNNNNNNNNNNNNNNNNNNNNNNNNNNNNNNNNNNNNNNNNNNNNNNNNNNNNNNNNNNNNNNNNNNNNNNNNNNNNNNNNNNNNNNNNNNNNNNNNNNNNNNNNNNNNNNNNNNNNNNNNNNNNNNNNNNNNNNNNNNNNNNNNNNNNNNNNNNNNNNNNNNNNNNNNNNNNNNNNNNNNNNNNNNNNNNNNNNNNNNNNNNNNNNNNNNNNNNNNNNNNATTTGGTGGCCAggcttttatcttttataaacacgattaattgcaagaaaatcttggtgtgtctcaaaaaatatatttttttccctttttggttTTTAGTGCCTTTTGATGAAAGATTTtcttaaaacacaaacacacacacacaaacacacacacatacacaaacaaacatatatatatatatatatatatatatatatatatatatatatatatatatataatatatatatatatatatatatatatatatatatatatatatatatctgcaagtgAACAGGCTCCACCTACTCATTACTAATATCAATAGTCTGCACGTTCGTAAAATATCGCATTTAACCGAGCatataatgcaatttttttttatgtatcattGGTTTTTTTAAAAGGTCTAACTGAAAGTTACCGGATTGACATTATCTTTATTAGATTGTTGTAGGATAATTCTAGGTTTTGTCTCTTTCTGAGTAACATAAATGATCTCTAAAAAAATAGAAGGATAGAAATAACACTTTCAGATTAAGAAAAACTATATTTgaagttattttgtttctttgaggaatatcttagtcataaaacggATATAAGCAATAAACCTTGATTACTAAACAAAATCCTCACATGAATTATTCCTTCCAAACATGCATATTAGAAATGCACACAATACACGCATAGGAACTaacaaatgttaataaataaccaGTGAAAAAtgctttaagaaattatttacaaGCACAAGTTAAATTACAAAGGATTTACATTTGTGCTCAGAAGCTCCGGTAACGCATACCAAGCATCAATGTCTAAGTAACCATATCCTAAGAATTTGTATCCCTTTTCCTGTAGGAACTCTTTGCCTTCTGGGATGTGGGCTACCTCGATGCACATGAGCCTAAACTTTATCTTATCCCATGGAACTGTCTTCAGCACCTAGAAAGAGGagaattttaaaaactgttttatttttaattaaaaattcagGAAAAGTGACACCACTTGTAATCATATAATtaagggtctctctctcctctctctctctctctctctctctctctctctctctctctctctctctcagaatattaAATCGTGTAAGAAAAGGCCAGAAGAGCTCATTCCgttgtcgcttactcggggagtaagctacaAAAAACTTTGGTATTGttgttgtggggaggggggttggtcgggttaggagaggtctatggaagagcctaaaatggtctggaaAAGGTATttcacattgagttaaagatacaagaaatttagaataggatgtttaagatttatttattagaattaaaatgtaaaaataaataatttgcgaGTTAAACAGTACATAGaaaatatttctaatgaaatataacttatttattctaattttcgttggtgaaacaaggctctatatgactgcagattttagcatgttttaatttacatcaaaagttaggaatatattgtttacaactCATGCTTGACGGGGAAAAGCTTggatgcgtcccgagtaagctggaggttggatcccAACTTGTTTGTCCCAAATACCATCCACTTGTTCATACTTTCACTTAGTAGTACAGTTCTACAGTTACAAAATCAGAAACAGCATTGTTATGGATGTTTCATGCTGATCTTTCTAATGGAATTTctgtttatcaaaaaaaaaaatctttaatggtCAGTGGTTGATAATTTCTAGTAAATTGCTGCTAAATAATGACcatgaacatatataaaaacctACCTTAACTTCGAAAAACTCAATATCCAGAGACATGAAATCGACTATTTTGACGTCCAATGCTCGAAGAATAGAGGAAAGGGGAATTCCCTTCACCTTGACACCAGTGTTGTCCAACTTGCTGCCATATCCTAAATTAGCCCTGAAAAAAACGTAAATGAGATTGGAATAAAAGTATTTTCACTGACTGGATGATGATGTTTTGCTGCTAATGAGTTTGGCTTAAGAGAGGTTCAACAATGATGGTGTAAAACACGATACCGCaaagaaacattaataaaaaatggaataatataATCAAGGAATCCAATTATCTAAGGAAAACCTGCGTGTCACAGAAAAGATTTAGCTTGAAGGGAGCACTATTTTCCAAATACTGAAGTAATAGGCATGATCCTTTTAATATTCAGTCTTGCCGTGTTCAAGCTCGCGATTAGTATCAAGTATTTTTCATCATTTTGCCGTCTTTTGCAAACGATAATAATAGCTATCATTTCATAGTATcagcccccgccccctccccccccacccccaaccccaccataCCCCCGGCAACACACTTTTCCACCCCTACCCTTCCACCTAATTAATAGAGTAATATTAATCACTATACAAAATGCCTCTAAAAGCATAGTAGAGCCATTCAACACagctaaaatattttattttagaaaataccGCCTCTCCATAGACCAATGGTTCTGAACCTGGGGGCGTCAGTAATTTCCAGGGGCGGCGCATGCCCTaaggtaaaataaaagtaaattctcTATATATTCGTTACTCTcgtaacaagagtgaggaactaatattcagaattttttgaaaaaatgcaAACGTATCGTCCTTGTAACGTTACTTCCCTAAGGTCTACTACTCAAGTTAGGTTCGTTGGGCTGACCAtgctttgtaattattgacctcccttcctatccatcgaaaccctttctctttctaatttttttttattttcctttaaatctgggatggaattttactcatatatgcaaggggtggggggaggggcgtgaaagaaaggactaactcttagagggggagtggtaataaaaaggttaagaatcaCTGCCAGAGACACATCTTACAACTTACTGGAAGGTGACTTCTGAAGCATAATTGTTCACAGAAAGAGCAGCGTGAATGATGTAGGCATTTCTCTTTTTGTTCTTCAGAGCTTCAAAATAACCTGGAGTTGCCTCGATCAGCAGACCCCTCCACCCAAGTTGCCTTTCGAAGAAGATCGAGTTACTTAGGCTCTCTCCATCGGCGGCACCAACTTCAACGAAGAATCCACCTTTCTGTAAATGGGAAGAAACCAATTCCCAGATCACGAGAAACAACgaaacttacacctctatgagcatcacattaccgaacgggcagcaaattatccacccatgaacaatcaaatattaggaatcacgccagaatctgtagggcagagatagattataacaactttaaggtcattatgacgtcaccatatgaacaccacctcctcgttcttgaaagtttttcaattaagaaactggtacagttggacacaggtttcccaggtacaccgtcttgcgagacttcgaaaaattacatggtatcaGTGTCTACtgagggaggtgggggggagaaccccttctctgctaacaagagttccaccaataagttctggagctcgtttggtgggcggagttattaggtatggttggaggaagacagagagagacacacacggagtaaaaaaaaaaatctgagcagtttatatcgttgtaatgaagattgttgtcccacttgtaatataagtttgtttattaaggttccatttaactttcggccaagacgttatcttacaaccgtgtctattattatatatcggtcatattcattacacaatacttaaaattgatcaacattttaaagttatattggtatggCCGAAAATCACCAACATCATAACTGGAtgttttaaccttatcacgtaagccaagtttacagcatcggttgcagtgcgtttcctacaaattctacaataggaagctagctataaagagaagcgcagcagcacttgattgaatatacccaaaaattcaacgaatttgttgagtctccgaaacttagctcctctctctctcttatactagttaacttatatatctctctctcagctatactagctaacttagtgacaagaaaaacccctgcgctcagtatgcagttctgatatgtcattagtgtattcaggagaggatcagtgacccaataatatcgaagattgcccttcctcacaatacccataagcataaccaaatcaatgtcataaactcttgttaccttgagtgttcgcttgatatattaccccatttcataacatgaaattaacgattggatctctctagtcagttccattatataatcagtaaaaatagaataaaaacgttattcctgatatactatcatcaaaatcgaaggtgtg
This portion of the Macrobrachium nipponense isolate FS-2020 chromosome 10, ASM1510439v2, whole genome shotgun sequence genome encodes:
- the LOC135224018 gene encoding uncharacterized protein LOC135224018, which codes for MRPYNIESIAKGGFFVEVGAADGESLSNSIFFERQLGWRGLLIEATPGYFEALKNKKRNAYIIHAALSVNNYASEVTFQANLGYGSKLDNTGVKVKGIPLSSILRALDVKIVDFMSLDIEFFEVKVLKTVPWDKIKFRLMCIEVAHIPEGKEFLQEKGYKFLGYGYLDIDAWYALPELLSTNVNPL